In one Solanum dulcamara chromosome 1, daSolDulc1.2, whole genome shotgun sequence genomic region, the following are encoded:
- the LOC129895652 gene encoding protein PELPK1-like — MNSRGFRKRKTKIKPSSLRVQIFSVGSQMKKQWSQCACALAFFLIATCTMAYSPYSYESSDSPYNKVPSTIAKSEDYKVPSMPEKEYKVSSLPNNDYYKKSSVPENNYKKVSSVDEHEYKVPSVPKHNYEVSSLSKNDYYKKSSVSEDNHKKVSFIPKVPLVPKEEYKVPSLPKNDYYKKPLVPEDNYKKVSFVPKVPSMPKEDDKVPALSKNDYYKKPSIPEDNYKKVTYVPNVPKEESKVPTFSKNDYYKKPLVLEDNYKKDVTYVPRVPSMAKPDYTVPSLPKNDYFNKPSVPEDNYKKVSFVPKVPSVPRPEYKVSSLQKNDYYKKPSVPKGNYNEVSFVPEVPSVPKPEYKVSSLQKNDYYKKSSVLEDNYNKVSFFPEVPSVPKPEYKVSSLPKYDYFNKPSPSPSPPPPYY, encoded by the exons ATGAATTCTCGTGGATTCAGAAAAAGA AAAACGAAAATCAAACCATCTAGCCTTAGAGTTCAAATATTCTCAGTGGGAAGCCAAATGAAGAAGCAATGGTCTCAATGTGCTTGTGCTTTGGCATTTTTCTTGATTGCCACATGCACTATGGCATATTCACCTTATTCTTATGAATCATCAGATTCACCATACAATAAAGTGCCAAGCACAATAGCCAAAAGTGAAGACTACAAGGTACCTTCAATGCCTGAAAAGGAATATAAGGTGTCATCTTTGCCAAACAATGACTATTACAAGAAGTCATCAGTTCCAGAAAATAACTACAAGAAAGTATCCTCAGTTGATGAACATGAATACAAGGTGCCCTCAGTGCCTAAACATAATTACGAGGTGTCATCTTTGTCAAAGAACGACTACTACAAAAAGTCATCAGTTTCAGAAGATAACCACAAGAAGGTGTCATTTATTCCAAAGGTGCCCTTGGTGCCTAAAGAAGAATACAAGGTGCCTTCTTTGCCAAAGAATGACTACTACAAGAAGCCATTAGTTCCAGAAGATAACTACAAAAAGGTGTCATTTGTTCCAAAGGTTCCCTCAATGCCTAAAGAAGATGACAAGGTCCCTGCTTTGTCAAAGAATGACTATTACAAGAAGCCATCAATTCCAGAAGATAACTACAAAAAGGTGACATATGTACCAAATGTgcctaaagaagaatccaaggtGCCTACTTTTTCAAAGAATGACTATTATAAGAAGCCATTAGTTCTAGAAGATAACTACAAGAAGGACGTGACATATGTTCCAAGGGTACCCTCAATGGCTAAACCAGACTACACGGTGCCGTCTTTGCCAAAAAATGACTACTTCAATAAGCCATCAGTTCCAGAAGATAACTATAAGAAGGTGTCATTTGTTCCAAAAGTACCCTCAGTGCCTAGACCAGAATACAAGGTATCGTCTTTGCAAAAGAATGACTATTACAAAAAGCCATCTGTTCCAAAAGGTAACTACAATGAGGTATCATTTGTTCCAGAAGTACCCTCAGTGCCTAAACCAGAATACAAGGTATCGTCTCTGCAAAAGAATGACTATTACAAAAAGTCATCTGTTCTAGAAGATAACTACAATAAGGTATCATTTTTTCCAGAAGTACCCTCAGTGCCTAAACCAGAATACAAGGTGTCGTCTTTGCCAAAATATGACTACTTTAATAAACCATCACCTTCTCCATCACCACCACCTCCATACTACTAA
- the LOC129895662 gene encoding protein PELPK1-like: MGSQMKRQRSQFACALAFFLIATCTMAYSPYSYESTDSTYNKAPITVAKSEDYKVHSVPEKEYKAPSLPNNDYNQKPSVSEDNYKKVPLIPEKGYKVTSLPTNDYYKKPLVPEDNYKKVRYVPKVSAVPKEESKVPSLPKNEYYKKPSVPEDNYKKVRYFPKVPSVPKEESKVPSLPKNDYYKKPVVPEDNYKKASYVPKVPSVPKEQSKVPSLPKNDYYKKPVVPEDNYKKASYVPKVPSVPKEEYKVPSLPKNDYYKKPVVLEDNYRKVSDVPKVPSVPKEEYKVPSLPKNDYYKKPVVLEDNYKKVSDVTKVPSVPKEEYKVPSLPKNDYDKKSLVPEDNYKKVSYVPVVSSVPKEEYKVPSLSTNDYDKKSSVPEDNYKKVSYVPEVPLVPKQEYKMPSLPKNDYYMKPSISEDNYKKVSSVPEVPSVPKPEYKVSSLPKNNYFKKPSPSPSPPPPYYHQSSSTPSPSPPPPYY, encoded by the exons ATGGGGAGCCAAATGAAAAGGCAACGGTCTCAATTTGCTTGTGCTTTGGCATTTTTCTTGATTGCCACATGCACTATGGCATATTCAccttattcatatgaatcaacagattcaacttacaataAAGCACCAATCACAGTAGCTAAAAGTGAAGACTACAAGGTACATTCAGTGCCTGAAAAGGAATATAAGGCTCCATCTTTGCCAAATAATGATTACAACCAAAAGCCATCTGTTTCAGAAGATAACTATAAGAAAGTACCCTTAATTCCTGAAAAGGGATACAAG GTAACTTCTTTGCCAACAAATGACTACTACAAGAAGCCATTAGTTCCAGAAGATAACTACAAGAAGGTGCGATATGTTCCAAAGGTGTCCGCAGTgcctaaagaagaatccaaggtGCCTTCTTTGCCAAAGAACGAATACTATAAAAAGCCATCAGTTCCAGAAGATAACTACAAGAAGGTACGATATTTTCCAAAGGTGCCCTCAGTgcctaaagaagaatccaaggtGCCTTCTTTGCCAAAGAATGACTACTACAAGAAGCCAGTAGTTCCAGAAGATAATTACAAAAAGGCGTCATATGTTCCAAAGGTGCCCTCAGTGCCTAAAGAACAATCCAAGGTGCCTTCTTTGCCAAAGAATGACTACTACAAGAAGCCAGTAGTTCCAGAAGATAATTACAAAAAGGCGTCATATGTTCCAAAGGTGCCCTCAGTGCCTAAAGAAGAATACAAGGTGCCTTCTTTGCCCAAGAATGACTACTACAAGAAGCCAGTAGTTCTAGAAGATAATTATAGAAAGGTTTCAGATGTTCCAAAGGTGCCTTCAGTGCCTAAAGAAGAATACAAGGTGCCTTCTTTGCCCAAGAATGACTACTACAAGAAGCCAGTAGTTCTAGAAGATAATTATAAAAAGGTTTCAGATGTAACAAAGGTGCCTTCAGTGCCTAAAGAAGAATACAAGGTGCCTTCTTTGCCAAAGAATGACTACGATAAAAAGTCATTAGTTCCAGAAGATAACTACAAGAAGGTGTCATATGTTCCAGTGGTATCTTCAGTGCCTAAAGAAGAATACAAGGTGCCTTCTTTGTCAACGAATGATTATGATAAGAAGTCATCAGTTCCAGAAGATAACTATAAGAAGGTGTCATATGTTCCAGAGGTACCATTAGTGCCTAAACAAGAATACAAGATGCCTTCTTTACCAAAGAATGATTACTACATGAAACCATCAATTTCAGAAGATAACTATAAGAAGGTGTCATCTGTTCCAGAGGTACCTTCAGTGCCTAAACCGGAATACAAAGTGTCGTCTTTGCCAAAAaataactacttcaagaaaccATCACCTTCTCCATCACCACCACCTCCTTACTACCATCAATCATCATCAACTCCTTCTCCATCACCACCACCTCCATATTATTAA
- the LOC129891176 gene encoding protein PELPK1-like, translated as MGSQMKQQWPQIAYALAFFLIATCTMAYSPYFYEPSDSTYNKIPSTVAKSEDYKVLSEPEKEYKVPSLPKNNYYKKPSVPEDNYKKVSFVPKGTLVPEPEYKVSSLPKNDYYKKPSVPEDDYKKVPYVPKVPSVPKPEYNVPYLPKNDYYKKPSVPEDNYKKVPYVPKVPSVPKEESKVPSLPKNDYYKKPSVPEDNYKKVRYVPKVPSVPKEESKVPSLPKNDFYKKPSVPEDNYKKVRYFPKVPSVPKEESKVPSLPKNDYYKKPSEDNYKKVSYVPKVPSVPKEEYKVPSLPKNDHYKKPVVPEDNYKKVSYVPKVTSVPKEEYKVPSLPKNDYYKKPIVLEDNYKKVSYVPKVPSVPKEEYKVPSFPKNDYDKKSSVPEDNYKKVPYVPEVPSMPKEEYKVPSLSNNDYDKKSSVPEDNYKKVSFVPKVPSVPKPEYKVPSLPENDYFKKPSPSPSPPPPYYHQSSSTPSPSPPPPYY; from the coding sequence ATGGGAAGCCAAATGAAGCAGCAATGGCCTCAAATTGCTTATGCTTTGGCATTTTTCTTGATTGCCACATGCACCATGGCATATTCACCCTATTTTTATGAACCATCAGATTCAACATACAATAAAATACCAAGCACAGTAGCCAAAAGTGAAGACTATAAGGTACTCTCTGAGCCGGAAAAGGAATATAAGGTACCATCTTTGCCGAAGAATAATTACTACAAGAAGCCATCAGTTCCAGAAGATAACTACAAGAAGGTGTCATTTGTTCCAAAGGGAACCTTAGTGCCTGAACCAGAATACAAGGTGTCATCTTTGCCTAAGAATGACTACTATAAGAAACCATCAGTTCCAGAAGATGACTACAAGAAGGTACCATATGTTCCAAAGGTACCATCAGTGCCTAAACCGGAATACAATGTACCATACTTGCCGAAGAATGACTATTACAAGAAGCCATCAGTTCCAGAAGATAACTACAAGAAGGTGCCATATGTTCCAAAGGTTCCTTCAGTgcctaaagaagaatccaaggtGCCTTCTTTGCCCAAGAATGACTACTACAAGAAGCCATCAGTTCCAGAAGATAACTACAAGAAGGTGCGATACGTTCCAAAGGTGCCCTCAGTgcctaaagaagaatccaaggtGCCTTCTTTGCCAAAGAATGACTTCTACAAGAAGCCATCAGTTCCAGAAGATAACTACAAGAAGGTACGATATTTTCCAAAGGTGCCCTCAGTgcctaaagaagaatccaaggtGCCTTCTTTGCCAAAGAATGACTACTACAAGAAGCCATCAGAAGATAACTACAAAAAGGTGTCATATGTTCCAAAGGTGCCCTCAGTGCCTAAAGAAGAATACAAGGTACCTTCTTTGCCAAAGAATGACCACTACAAGAAGCCAGTAGTTCCAGAAGATAATTACAAAAAGGTCTCATATGTTCCAAAGGTGACCTCAGTGCCTAAAGAAGAATACAAGGTGCCTTCTTTGCCCAAGAATGACTACTACAAGAAGCCAATAGTTCTAGAAGATAATTATAAAAAGGTGTCATATGTTCCAAAGGTGCCTTCAGTGCCTAAAGAAGAATACAAGGTGCCTTCTTTCCCAAAGAATGACTACGACAAAAAGTCATCAGTTCCGGAAGATAACTACAAGAAGGTGCCATACGTTCCAGAGGTACCTTCCATGCCTAAAGAAGAATACAAGGTGCCTTCTTTGTCAAATAATGATTATGATAAGAAGTCATCAGTTCCAGAAGATAACTACAAGAAGGTGTCATTTGTTCCAAAAGTACCTTCAGTGCCTAAACCAGAATACAAGGTGCCGTCTTTGCCAGAAAATGACTACTTCAAGAAACCATCACCTTCTCCATCACCACCACCTCCTTACTACCATCAATCATCATCAACTCCTTCTCCATCACCACCACCTCCATATTATTAA
- the LOC129891184 gene encoding protein PELPK1-like — protein sequence MGSQMKKQWLQFSCALTFFLIATCTMAYSPYSYESTESTYNKVPSTEAKNEDLNVPSLPEKEFKALSKNDYYKKSLVSEDNYKKVPSVFEQEYKAPFLPKNDYYKKPSVSKDNNNKVSYAPEVPSMAKPEYKESFLPKFDYFKKPLVREDNYKKVSFVPKVPSVPKEEYKVPYLPKNDYYKKPSVSEDNYKKVSYVPKVPSVPKEGYNVPSLPKNDYYKKLVVPEDNYKKVSYIPKVPSVPKPEYKVPSLPKNNYYKKPSVPKDSYKKVTYVSKVPSVPKEKYEVSSLSKNDYYKKPSVPEDDYKKASVSEDNYKKVSYVPKVALVPKEEYKVPFLPKNEYYKKPSISEDNYKKVLYVPKVPSVPKEEYKVPSLPKNDYYKKPSIPEDNYKKSSYVPEASSVPKEEYKVSSLSKNDYYKKPSPSPSPPPPYY from the exons ATGGGAAGCCAAATGAAGAAGCAATGGCTTCAATTTTCTTGTGCTTTGACATTTTTCTTGATTGCCACGTGCACTATGGCATATTCACCttattcttatgaatcaacaGAGTCAACATACAATAAAGTACCAAGCACAGAAGCCAAAAATGAGGACTTAAATGTACCCTCACTGCCTGAAAAGGAATTTAAGGCACTATCAAAGAATGATTATTACAAGAAGTCATTGGTTTCAGAAGATAACTACAAGAAAGTACCATCAGTTTTTGAACAGGAATATAAG GCGCCATTCTTGCCAAAGAATGACTACTACAAGAAGCCATCAGTTTCAAAAGATAACAACAACAAGGTGTCATATGCTCCAGAGGTACCCTCGATGGCTAAACCAGAATATAAGGAGTCATTTTTGCCAAAATTTGACTACTTCAAGAAGCCATTAGTTCGAGAAGATAACTACAAAAAGGTGTCATTTGTTCCAAAGGTGCCCTCAGTACCTAAAGAAGAATACAAGGTACCTTATTTGCCAAAAAATGACTACTACAAGAAGCCATCAGTTTCAGAAGATAACTATAAAAAGGTGTCATATGTTCCAAAGGTGCCCTCAGTGCCTAAAGAAGGATACAACGTGCCTTCTTTGCCAAAGAATGACTACTACAAGAAGCTAGTAGTTCCAGAAGATAATTACAAAAAGGTCTCATATATTCCAAAGGTGCCCTCAGTGCCTAAACCGGAATACAAGGTGCCATCTTTGCCAAAGAATAACTACTACAAGAAGCCATCAGTTCCAAAAGATAGCTATAAAAAGGTGACATATGTTTCAAAGGTGCCCTCAGTACCTAAAGAAAAATACGAGGTGTCTTCTTTGTCAAAGAATGACTACTACAAGAAGCCATCAGTTCCAGAAGATGACTACAAGAAG GCATCAGTTTCAGAAGATAACTATAAAAAGGTGTCATACGTTCCAAAGGTGGCTTTAGTGCCTAAAGAAGAATACAAGGTGCCTTTTTTGCCAAAGAATGAATACTACAAAAAGCCATCAATTTCGGAAGATAACTACAAAAAGGTGTTATACGTTCCAAAGGTGCCTTCAGTGCCTAAAGAAGAATACAAGGTGCCTTCTTTGCCAAAAAATGACTACTACAAGAAACCATCAATTCCAGAAGATAACTACAAGAAGTCGTCTTATGTTCCAGAG GCGTCGTCAGTGCCTAAAGAAGAatacaaggtttcttctttgtCAAAGAATGACTACTACAAGAAACCATCACCTTCTCCATCACCACCACCTCCATATtattaa
- the LOC129884587 gene encoding uncharacterized protein LOC129884587, whose translation MLSRIAKIPLVSSHPEVYEPCDDSFALVDALLADRTNLLQHNPSICMEIGCGSGYVITSLAVMLGHEGFVPYYIATDINPHAIRVTRETMDAHGVYAELVNTNITSGLEKRLAGSVDVLVVNPPYVPTPEDEVGCEGITSAWAGGENGRSVIDKILPAADNLLSEKGWLYIVTLTANNPSEICLEMRKKGYASRIILQRSTEEESLHIIKFWRDSDSQLELNNLNYWTKMVRN comes from the coding sequence ATGCTTTCAAGAATTGCCAAAATCCCACTTGTGAGTTCACATCCTGAGGTTTACGAACCATGTGATGATTCCTTTGCATTGGTCGATGCTTTATTAGCTGATCGAACTAACTTGTTACAACACAATCCCTCAATTTGTATGGAAATTGGTTGTGGCAGTGGTTACGTTATTACTTCACTTGCTGTTATGCTTGGACACGAAGGATTTGTTCCATACTACATTGCAACAGACATCAACCCTCATGCAATAAGGGTGACTCGTGAGACCATGGATGCTCATGGGGTTTATGCAGAGTTGGTAAACACAAATATTACATCTGGACTTGAGAAGCGATTGGCAGGATCAGTTGATGTGCTGGTTGTGAACCCTCCTTATGTTCCTACGCCTGAAGATGAAGTTGGTTGTGAAGGCATCACTTCCGCGTGGGCTGGAGGGGAGAATGGTCGAAGCGTTATTGATAAAATACTACCTGCTGCCGACAATCTTTTGTCAGAGAAGGGCTGGTTATATATTGTCACGCTTACTGCTAATAACCCTTCTGAAATATGTCTTGAGATGAGAAAGAAGGGTTATGCATCTCGAATTATCCTTCAAAGATCAACTGAAGAAGAGAGCCTTCATATTATCAAATTTTGGCGAGATTCTGATAGCCAGTTGGAGctgaataatttaaattattggaCAAAAATGGTCAGGAATTAG
- the LOC129884602 gene encoding zinc finger A20 and AN1 domain-containing stress-associated protein 5-like encodes MAAQKREKEETELKVPESIPLCSPTLPVSSPSPPPPPSTTTTHISVSVISDLKRSDRSSMESIDLKVSSMDDELRSTSAASPESMDLVGRKAGVKRQREANRCSGIGCRRKVGLMPFRCRCGEVFCSEHRYSDRHDCSYDYKAAGREAIAKENPVVKAAKILKV; translated from the coding sequence ATGGCGGCgcagaagagagagaaagaagaaacCGAGCTGAAGGTTCCAGAATCCATCCCTCTGTGCTCTCCAACTCTGCCGGTATCTTCACCGTCTCCTCCTCCGCCGCCGTCGACGACGACGACGCATATCTCAGTTTCTGTTATCTCAGATCTGAAACGTTCTGATAGATCGTCGATGGAGAGCATAGATCTGAAGGTTTCTAGTATGGATGATGAATTGAGATCTACATCAGCTGCATCGCCGGAAAGTATGGATCTGGTAGGTAGAAAAGCAGGGGTGAAGAGGCAACGGGAAGCTAATAGATGTTCTGGTATAGGTTGCCGTAGGAAAGTCGGATTGATGCCGTTCCGTTGCCGGTGCGGTGAAGTGTTCTGCTCAGAGCATAGGTATTCCGATCGACACGACTGTAGTTACGATTACAAAGCAGCTGGTCGTGAAGCGATTGCTAAGGAAAATCCAGTTGTCAAAGCTGCAAAAATTCTCAAAGTTTGA
- the LOC129884613 gene encoding uncharacterized protein LOC129884613 produces MVRAYSQEHTYKHPWERVTSASWRKFADPENKRILSHILEVDTLNHKLDSSSGKLYTTRAITIHAPGPWFLRKIIRQDICHCVESTVVDAQSRSMQLSTRNISLEKYIEVEEKIRYDPHPDNPKLWTVSKQETSIRIKPLSALASMAEKIEQKCVDKFQANSAKGREVMERMCKYLEAESRGISA; encoded by the coding sequence ATGGTCAGAGCGTATTCACAAGAGCACACATATAAGCACCCATGGGAAAGAGTAACTTCTGCATCCTGGCGCAAGTTTGCTGATCCTGAGAACAAACGCATTCTATCACATATCCTTGAAGTTGACACATTGAACCACAAGCTTGATTCCAGCTCAGGGAAGCTTTATACGACTCGTGCCATAACTATCCATGCACCAGGACCATGGTTCCTCCGCAAAATCATTCGTCAAGACATCTGCCACTGTGTAGAATCAACAGTTGTTGATGCTCAATCTCGGTCCATGCAGCTCTCCACTCGAAACATTAGTCTGGAGAAGTACATAGAAGTGGAGGAGAAAATCAGATATGACCCTCATCCAGATAATCCAAAGTTATGGACCGTCTCCAAGCAGGAAACGAGTATCAGGATTAAGCCCTTATCAGCTCTGGCATCAATGGCAGAGAAAATAGAGCAGAAGTGTGTGGACAAGTTTCAGGCAAACAGTGCGAAGGGAAGAGAAGTAATGGAACGGATGTGCAAGTACCTTGAAGCTGAATCCAGAGGCATTTCAGCATGA
- the LOC129884649 gene encoding uncharacterized protein LOC129884649 isoform X1, with the protein MNSSGMGGGFLSGYNGGFLGMNRMQQPEPISNNAVHGHQMNHNNVQSSVTAKLGLEHEKPIGLMDVKGCMAYGKDTAVGPSNVVNTSNNPNSNTSDEDEPSFMEDGNGDNGGALGKKGSPWQRMKWTDNVVRLLIQVVACVGDDGSLEGPGVGVKRKSVCLQKKGKWKTVSRIMMSNGCHVSPQQCEDKFNDLNKRYKKLNEILGRGTSCAVVENPDLMDSMPQLSAKAKDTVKKILNSKHLFYREMCAYHNGQKIPDCNDLEFPVHSSPVAALCAKDHNGSQGDEGEENEESDDDEDESDDNHGDGDARKIGDFDERMRRVEENGCFLPQISVNDNFLAEINEFFQDPTKSQWDQRMWIKKRMLQLEEEKIGIQAEAFELEKRQVKWQRFCRKKDRELEIERLENKKLMLENEHMALQLKHKEHELDSTKPNISFNSAPLSLDRPRGRDPLDAARYH; encoded by the coding sequence ATGAATAGTTCTGGTATGGGTGGTGGTTTTTTATCTGGGTATAATGGTGGATTTTTGGGGATGAATAGGATGCAACAGCCTGAACCAATTAGTAATAATGCAGTTCATGGTCATCAGATGAATCACAATAATGTTCAATCGTCGGTGACTGCAAAATTGGGGCTTGAACATGAAAAACCAATAGGTTTGATGGATGTAAAAGGTTGTATGGCTTATGGGAAGGATACAGCAGTTGGGCCAAGTAATGTTGTGAATACTAGTAATAATCCTAATAGCAATACGAGTGATGAGGATGAGCCTAGCTTTATGGAGGATGGAAATGGTGATAACGGTGGGGCACTAGGGAAGAAGGGATCTCCATGGCAGAGAATGAAATGGACTGATAATGTTGTTAGGCTTCTTATACAAGTAGTTGCATGTGTTGGAGATGATGGTAGTTTGGAAGGTCCTGGCGTGGGGGTGAAGAGAAAATCTGTTTGCCTTCAGAAAAAGGGTAAATGGAAAACAGTCTCGCGAATAATGATGAGTAACGGTTGTCATGTCTCACCTCAGCAGTGTGAGGATAAGTTTAATGATTTGAACAAGAGGTACAAGAAATTAAATGAGATTCTCGGGAGGGGTACTTCTTGTGCTGTGGTGGAAAATCCGGATCTAATGGACTCCATGCCGCAGCTTTCTGCTAAGGCCAAGGACACAGTGAAAAAGATACttaactcaaaacatttgtTTTATAGAGAGATGTGTGCTTACCATAATGGACAAAAGATACCTGATTGCAATGATCTTGAATTTCCAGTTCACTCTTCACCTGTTGCAGCACTGTGTGCAAAAGATCATAATGGCTCCCAGGGAGACGAAGgtgaagaaaatgaagaaagtgATGATGATGAGGATGAATCCGATGATAACCACGGTGATGGTGATGCACGTAAAATTGGAGATTTTGATGAGAGAATGAGACGAGTTGAAGAAAATGGCTGCTTCTTGCCACAAATTAGCGTGAATGATAATTTTTTGGCTGAAATTAATGAGTTTTTTCAGGACCCTACAAAATCCCAGTGGGACCAGAGGATGTGGATTAAGAAACGGATGTTACAACTGGAAGAGGAAAAGATTGGCATCCAAGCTGAAGCCTTTGAGTTGGAGAAACGTCAGGTTAAGTGGCAAAGGTTCTGCCGCAAGAAAGACAGGGAGCTTGAAATAGAAAGGCTGGAGAACAAGAAATTAATGTTGGAGAATGAGCATATGGCATTGCAACTGAAGCATAAGGAGCACGAATTAGACAGCACAAAGCCTAATATTTCTTTCAATTCTGCACCTCTCAGTTTAGATAGACCGAGGGGAAGAGATCCGCTTGATGCAGCTAGGTATCATTAG
- the LOC129884649 gene encoding uncharacterized protein LOC129884649 isoform X2 yields the protein MNHNNVQSSVTAKLGLEHEKPIGLMDVKGCMAYGKDTAVGPSNVVNTSNNPNSNTSDEDEPSFMEDGNGDNGGALGKKGSPWQRMKWTDNVVRLLIQVVACVGDDGSLEGPGVGVKRKSVCLQKKGKWKTVSRIMMSNGCHVSPQQCEDKFNDLNKRYKKLNEILGRGTSCAVVENPDLMDSMPQLSAKAKDTVKKILNSKHLFYREMCAYHNGQKIPDCNDLEFPVHSSPVAALCAKDHNGSQGDEGEENEESDDDEDESDDNHGDGDARKIGDFDERMRRVEENGCFLPQISVNDNFLAEINEFFQDPTKSQWDQRMWIKKRMLQLEEEKIGIQAEAFELEKRQVKWQRFCRKKDRELEIERLENKKLMLENEHMALQLKHKEHELDSTKPNISFNSAPLSLDRPRGRDPLDAARYH from the coding sequence ATGAATCACAATAATGTTCAATCGTCGGTGACTGCAAAATTGGGGCTTGAACATGAAAAACCAATAGGTTTGATGGATGTAAAAGGTTGTATGGCTTATGGGAAGGATACAGCAGTTGGGCCAAGTAATGTTGTGAATACTAGTAATAATCCTAATAGCAATACGAGTGATGAGGATGAGCCTAGCTTTATGGAGGATGGAAATGGTGATAACGGTGGGGCACTAGGGAAGAAGGGATCTCCATGGCAGAGAATGAAATGGACTGATAATGTTGTTAGGCTTCTTATACAAGTAGTTGCATGTGTTGGAGATGATGGTAGTTTGGAAGGTCCTGGCGTGGGGGTGAAGAGAAAATCTGTTTGCCTTCAGAAAAAGGGTAAATGGAAAACAGTCTCGCGAATAATGATGAGTAACGGTTGTCATGTCTCACCTCAGCAGTGTGAGGATAAGTTTAATGATTTGAACAAGAGGTACAAGAAATTAAATGAGATTCTCGGGAGGGGTACTTCTTGTGCTGTGGTGGAAAATCCGGATCTAATGGACTCCATGCCGCAGCTTTCTGCTAAGGCCAAGGACACAGTGAAAAAGATACttaactcaaaacatttgtTTTATAGAGAGATGTGTGCTTACCATAATGGACAAAAGATACCTGATTGCAATGATCTTGAATTTCCAGTTCACTCTTCACCTGTTGCAGCACTGTGTGCAAAAGATCATAATGGCTCCCAGGGAGACGAAGgtgaagaaaatgaagaaagtgATGATGATGAGGATGAATCCGATGATAACCACGGTGATGGTGATGCACGTAAAATTGGAGATTTTGATGAGAGAATGAGACGAGTTGAAGAAAATGGCTGCTTCTTGCCACAAATTAGCGTGAATGATAATTTTTTGGCTGAAATTAATGAGTTTTTTCAGGACCCTACAAAATCCCAGTGGGACCAGAGGATGTGGATTAAGAAACGGATGTTACAACTGGAAGAGGAAAAGATTGGCATCCAAGCTGAAGCCTTTGAGTTGGAGAAACGTCAGGTTAAGTGGCAAAGGTTCTGCCGCAAGAAAGACAGGGAGCTTGAAATAGAAAGGCTGGAGAACAAGAAATTAATGTTGGAGAATGAGCATATGGCATTGCAACTGAAGCATAAGGAGCACGAATTAGACAGCACAAAGCCTAATATTTCTTTCAATTCTGCACCTCTCAGTTTAGATAGACCGAGGGGAAGAGATCCGCTTGATGCAGCTAGGTATCATTAG